From Dermochelys coriacea isolate rDerCor1 chromosome 8, rDerCor1.pri.v4, whole genome shotgun sequence, the proteins below share one genomic window:
- the LOC119860519 gene encoding 60S ribosomal protein L31-like has product MEYIINIHRRIHGVGFKKHTPRALKEIRTFAMKEMLIPDVRIDTRLNKAVWAKGIRNVPYRIRVRLSRKHNEDEDSPNKLYMLVTYVPVTTFKSLQTVNVDEN; this is encoded by the coding sequence ATGGAATATATCATCAACATTCACAGACGGATCCATGGAGTGGGATTCAAGAAACACACCCCCCGTGCTCTCAAGGAGATCCGTACATTTGCAATGAAGGAGATGCTTATTCCTGATGTACGTATTGACACCAGATTGAACAAAGCAGTCTGGGCCAAAGGGATAAGGAATGTTCCCTACCGGATCCGTGTACGTTTATCCAGAAAACACAATGAGGATGAAGATTCACCCAACAAACTATACATGCTGGTTACCTATGTACCAGTTACCACTTTCAAAAGTCTACAGACAGTCAATGTGGatgaaaattaa